From the genome of Camelus dromedarius isolate mCamDro1 chromosome 19, mCamDro1.pat, whole genome shotgun sequence, one region includes:
- the LOC105089160 gene encoding histone H2B type 1-C/E/F/G/I: MPEPAKSAPAPKKGSKKAVTKAQKKDGKKRKRSRKESYSVYVYKVLKQVHPDTGISSKAMGIMNSFVNDIFERIAGEASRLAHYNKRSTITSREIQTAVRLLLPGELAKHAVSEGTKAVTKYTSSK, from the coding sequence ATGCCTGAACCGGCGAAGTCAGCTCCGGCCCCGAAGAAGGGCTCCAAGAAAGCGGTGACTAAAGCGCAGAAGAAGGACGGCAAGAAGCGCAAGCGCAGCCGCAAAGAGAGCTACTCGGTGTACGTGTACAAGGTGCTGAAGCAGGTCCATCCGGACACCGGCATCTCGTCTAAGGCCATGGGCATCATGAACTCGTTCGTCAACGACATCTTCGAGCGCATCGCGGGCGAGGCGTCGCGCCTGGCGCACTACAACAAGCGCTCGACCATCACGTCCCGGGAGATCCAGACGGCCGTGCGCCTGCTGCTTCCCGGGGAGCTGGCCAAGCACGCCGTGTCCGAGGGCACCAAGGCCGTCACCAAGTACACCAGCTCCAAGTAA
- the LOC105089161 gene encoding histone H2B type 1-M, translated as MPEPTKSAPAPKKGSKKAVTKAQKKDGKKRKRSRKESYSVYVYKVLKQVHPDTGISSKAMGIMNSFVNDIFERIAGEASRLAHYNKRSTITSREIQTAVRLLLPGELAKHAVSEGTKAVTKYTSSK; from the coding sequence ATGCCTGAACCGACCAAGTCCGCTCCGGCTCCTAAAAAGGGCTCGAAGAAGGCGGTGACCAAGGCGCAGAAGAAGGACGGCAAGAAGCGCAAGCGCAGCCGCAAGGAGAGCTACTCCGTGTACGTGTATAAGGTGCTGAAGCAGGTCCACCCGGACACCGGCATCTCGTCCAAGGCCATGGGCATCATGAACTCGTTTGTCAACGACATCTTCGAGCGCATCGCGGGCGAGGCGTCGCGCCTGGCGCATTACAACAAGCGCTCGACCATCACGTCCCGGGAGATCCAGACGGCCGTGCGCCTGCTGCTTCCCGGGGAGCTGGCCAAGCACGCCGTGTCCGAGGGCACCAAGGCCGTCACCAAGTACACCAGCTCCAAGTAA
- the H1-4 gene encoding histone H1.4 yields MSETAPAAPAAPAPAEKTPVKKKARKSAGAAKRKASGPPVSELITKAVAASKERSGVSLAALKKALAAAGYDVEKNNSRIKLGLKSLVSKGTLVQTKGTGASGSFKLNKKAATGEAKPKAKKAGAAKPKKPAGAKKPKKATGAATPKKSAKKTPKKAKKPAAAAGAKKAKSPKKAKAAKPKKAPKSPAKAKAVKPKAAKPKTAKPKAAKPKKAAAKKK; encoded by the coding sequence ATGTCCGAGACTGCGCCCGCCGCACCAGCTGCTCCGGCCCCTGCCGAGAAAACGCCAGTGAAGAAAAAGGCCCGTAAGTCTGCAGGTGCAGCGAAGCGTAAAGCGTCTGGGCCCCCAGTGTCCGAGCTCATTACCAAGGCTGTCGCCGCTTCCAAGGAGCGCAGTGGCGTATCCTTGGCTGCGCTCAAGAAGGCGCTAGCGGCTGCTGGCTACGACGTGGAGAAGAACAACAGCCGCATCAAGTTGGGTCTTAAGAGCCTGGTAAGTAAGGGCACCCTGGTTCAGACCAAGGGCACTGGCGCCTCAGGTTCTTTCAAGCTCAACAAGAAGGCAGCTACTGGTGAAGCCAAGCCTAAGGCCAAGAAGGCGGGCGCGGCCAAACCCAAGAAGCCCGCAGGAGCTAAGAAGCCCAAGAAAGCGACTGGAGCAGCCACCCCTAAGAAGAGCGCCAAGAAGACCCCAAAGAAGGCGAAGAAGCCTGCTGCGGCTGCAGGAGCCAAAAAAGCAAAGAGCCCGAAAAAGGCAAAAGCAGCCAAGCCTAAGAAAGCACCCAAGAGCCCAGCGAAGGCCAAAGCGGTGAAACCTAAGGCGGCAAAACCAAAGACCGCCAAGCCCAAGGCAGCCAAGCCAAAGAAGGCGGCAGCCAAGAAGAAGTAG